The stretch of DNA GCCCGGCCGCTCCTCCCCCCTTTATTCTTGACACGGCTTCTTCGGGCAGCTAATATTCCGGCACTCTTAAGGCTTTTAACGTCTATATACTCGACCACCATACTTTCACATTCTTTCAAAGGAGTAGGGGTCTGAAACTCGTGATCGGCAGCGTCGCGACCCTTGCAGGTGTTTTGTTTCTCTGTTCGATGGCCTCCGCCAATCCGGCGCTGTTGCCGAAGCACGAAGGTTATCCGATGAAGAATGACGGCAGCCCGGTGAACGGACAGCCGACCGCCAATGATCCCGGTCAAAAGGATGCGCGTGGCGAATCCACCTTGCTGAAGTCCTTCGAGTCCACCAAGCATGCTCAGCAGAATCTGACCAAGACGGACAATGCGCGGATCACCGAAGGCCACGGGGCAGGTCGCTTGCCGAACGTGCAAGGTCCGCAGATCAAGATCGAACCGCCCGTCACCTCCGCGACCAAGATCACCGGCGAGCGCAAGATCGACTAGTTCTCGATTCCGAGACTCCGTTTTACCAAGGGGAAGCCGTACACCGGCTTCCCCTTTTTATTTCTTGGAGACTGAAAGTCTGGTGGCGTTGCGGCGAGGCTTCGCTGTTTCAGTCGTGAGACGAAACCGCCAAGGCTTGTGAGCCCACTCCCCGGCATAATCCACACCGATACGCGGATGGGTGGCCAACAGTCCTGTTGGCACGACCTCGTCGCGATCCTCAAACCAGAGGGACTCGCCAAGCGTCAGATCGCAACGATTTAAGCGGCGGTCGATATCGAACGCACGGGTCAGCCGCCCAGGGCCATCGATTAACCGTCCCTCGCATTCCACGGCTCGTAGAAGAATCGCTGCCGGAAACCCTTCCTGCTCCGTCACCACGTTCAACATTTCATACATGCCATAGCACAGATACACATAGGCATGTCCAGGAGGACCGAACAGCACATCCGTCCTCGCCGTCCTCCCCTTCGAGGCATGACAAGCCTTATCCTCTTGCCCAATATACGCCTCGACCTCGATGATGCGTCCGGCGATGAGTCGGCCGCTCTGTTCCCGCACAAGATATTTCCCGACCAGCGAACGGGCCACCTCGAGGGTGGGACGATCAAAATATTCACGAGGAAGGATCATGGCCGTTTTAACCTAAGGTAACCGGACAACTCCAAATGTACATGGCGACCATCAATAGGTTCAATCAATGGAGGCACCGCCGCAGCCGATGGCAGCACCGGAGGCGTAGCCCTTTGGCTACGTTGAGGATGATGCCGAGGTGAGAACGAAGCTGGCGGTCATTTTCAGCAGCCTGTCAGAAGTACCAGGCGAGGCCGGCCATCACAAACCGCGGACTCCCCGGCACGAAATGCGTGTCGGCCACACCGGCCGCTTCGTTTCGCAGGCGCGAATCGAAAAAGAATGTCGCCTGTTCCCATTTCGTATTGAACAGATTCTGTACAAAGAGAAACGCTTCCAACCGTCCGTGCGGTAGTGTCACCGGAAGCTGGTACCGCTCCGACAAGTCGAATGTAGTCCAGGATGGCGCCTTCGCACTGCGATCTTCGACCAGGGGCCGGACGCCGAGATATGTCGCCTGGATCTGCGAGGTCAGCCCTTCGGGCCAGCGCAACAGCAAGGCTCCATAGGCCGTCACTTCGGGGGCCAGCGGAATCGCATCCCCGTTCGTGAATTCCGCCTTGGTCCACGTCACGCTGCCGTTGAAATACAGCGGCCCCCAGAGCTGCCCACGCGCGGAAACTTCCACCCCGCGTCTGCGTGACGCGCCACGTATTTCCGTCGTCCCCTCGTCTCCCACAAAGACGAGTTCCTGCTTTAAGTCCAACGCCCACAAGGTCGCGATCAATTCGACTCCATCTGAACCCCAGGGCTTCGACCGGATCCCGACTTCATAGTTCCTCGCCCGCGCCAAGGGTGACGCGACCTGAACCACAGCGGAGCGGGCGTCGTTGCTATGATAGCCCTCGCCGTAGTTGGCAAAGAATTCCGTCTTGAACCAGGGCCCCAGGATGACGTTCATCTTCGGCAGCACGAGCCCCGAGCTGGTATTGCTGGCTGGTTGATCCGTGCAGGTCGCACAGCGGTTTCGCACGTCGAAGGTAAACAGCTCCGTGCGGACACCTCCGGCCAGTCGCAGCCATGGAGTCGGCTGCAGTTCCAATTTGAGGAAGGGTGCATACGAGGCTTCGTCAATGTTGCTGTCCACGGTCGTCCCCAGCGGGGCCCGCTTCACTTGCGGCCCCAAGCGCGCATGGATAGCGTCGATCCTCGCCTGTACCCCAACCGTTGCCACGGCATCCATGTCGAAGAAATGGCCGCTGTGACGGTAGCCCAGGTCGCCGCCATAGACGATGCGCCGGTCCGACTGCTGAAACCCGTCGCCGTTGACCGGATCAGTGAGAAAGAACGTGAAATTGGTGAACAGATCGAACCGGTAGTACTGGGCATAGGCATTGGCGAAGAAGCGGCCACCCGACGGCAGGTCGTAGTGGTAGTTGATTCGTCCGGTGCTGCGGAGCGTCTTCCCTCCCTCACTCGGATCGATGGACCCGAACCGGTCGAGCGATGCATCGTGCACGGCCCGCAATGGAATCTCGCCGGAGCCGTTCCACTGCGACTTCTGAAACGTGCCGGTGATGACCAACTCATCACGCCCGAGCGGGTTCATCGTCGCCTTGCCCAACAGGTTCCCCCGGACATACCGGTTGTCGCTCTGAAACGGCCCATCGGTGTAGTAGCCCTCAGCCGCGAAGAGTGTTCGCACCGTCTCCTTGGTCGGCGAGAACATCAGGAGATGGCGCTGGGTGTTGAACTGCCCCCCGGCAGACTGGACGAGGCCTTCTTTCACCACTTCCCGCGTGCGAAAGTTGACCGCGCCCGCCGTGGCGAAGTCGCCGTACTCCGGCAGGTAGGCGCCTTTGTAGACATCCACGCCTTCGATGGTTTCGGGAATGATGAAATTGAGGTCGGTATAGCCCTGCCCGTGGGCATGGCTGCGAAAATTGATCGGCATCCCATCGGCAAAGAATGCGACGTCGGTTCCGTGGTCGGCGTCGAATCCACGTAGGAAATACTGGTCGGCCTTTCCGGCTCCGCCCGAATGCTCCACTGCGACAAAGCCGGGGATCAGCCGCAACACTTGGGCCGGTCGCCCTTGCGGCTGCATCAGATACTCGTTGTCGGGAATGAATTGCTGGGAAGATGCCGCTACAGGCCGATCGGCAACAACCTCGATCTCCGACACCTCAAGCTCCAACGCGTCCGGGTCGTGGGCGCCAAGCGGCGCCGTCCAAAGGACAATCCCGAGCGCGACGATGAGGGAGTGAAGCGCACCCGTCACCGGCGGCTCACCGCAGGCCTTTGCCGGTCGTCGTCATCGTCAGTTTGCCGTGCTTGACGCCTTTGACGCTGAGCAACGCGTCGGCGACTTTGCGGATGGCGGCGCCCTTGCCCCGCGCCACGAGCACCTCAAGGCAATGGTCATGGTCCAGGTGCACATGCATCCCGGCCATGATGTGGCCTTGAAACTCATGCTGAATGTGGGTCAGCTTTCTGGCGAGATCCGGCACGTGGTGGTCATAGACGAAGGTAATCGTCGCCACCGTGTCCTTATTCTCGTTCCACTCCTGACCAACCAAGCTGTCACGAATGAGGTCGCGAATGGCCTCGGAACGATTTGTGTATGATCGCCGCTCGATCAGACGATCGAATTCGGCCAGTAAGTCTTGATCTAGGGACACACCAAATCGTGCCAGCTTCGTCATGAGGCCTCTGCAAGTAGCATGTTTTTTATTTTCGTGGCACGGAGAGTACAAGAGCCGACAGAACGGCGTCAACCCGGAGCTGACGTGTGGAGCACGCCTTCATGTGGAAACGGCGTGGAGGAAGAGCACGGGAGGCGTTATGCAAACAACTGCACGGCCATTGCATCGGCCAGCAGCGACTCACCATCACGATCGATGAGCGTGACGAAGAGGGCGCTCAACTCCGGATCAAACTGTGTTCCGGCATACCGCTCGATTTCCGCCCTGGCATCACTGAGGCTTAACGCGGCTTTGTACGAACAGGCATGAGTCATCACATCGAAGGCATCCACCAGCGCGACAATCCGTCCGGTCAACGGAGTCTGCACGCCCTTCAAGCCATGATAACCTTTCCCATCCCAGCGCTCATGGTGGGTCAAGGCGATTTCTCTCGCCATCATCAGGAGGGGTGATCGGCTGTCTGACAAGATCTTCGAACCGACCTTCGTGTGCATTTTCATCGCTTCCCATTCGGCCGGTTCGTAGACGCCCTCTTTTAAGATAATTGCATCGCGCACACCGATCCGTCCCACATCGTGCAACGGGGCGGTTTTCTTGATCAACTCCACCTGATCTGCCGGCAGCCCCTTCATCTCCGCCAATAACATCGCCACCCGCCCGACACGCCACGCGTGGGCCCCGGTCGGGTCATAGCGATACTCGGACGCCAGCACCAAACGATTCAACAAGTCCAGCTGCGTCTGTTCAACGACTTTGGTGCGCAACCGGACTTGCGCCTCCAGATGTTCATTGTGCATCCGAATCTGTTGATGCAGACGCCGAGTCTCCAGATGATTCTTGATCCGCAGGACCACTTCCATGGCATCCACCGGCTTGTTCAGAAAATCGTTGGCGCCTTCGGCCAGCGCCTTGTGTTTGGTGGGCGCATCCAGCTCGCCGGTTACGATGAGAATCGGCACATAGTCCCCGGCTGGAATCACTTGTCTCAGCTGCCGCATCACCTCGAATCCATCCATGTGCGGCATGCGCATATCGAGCGCCACGAGATCCGGCTTGACCTCCTGAAACAGCGGCACGGCCTGACGAGGGTCATTCGTCACCGTAACCCGACTGAAGCCCGCCTGCTTCAGGAAGGCCTCCATCAATTTCGTGCAATGGGCTTCGTCGTCGACCAATAGAAGCTTGATGGTGCTCAGATCAAGGTCCTGCATCTCGCTCGCGCGCTCCTTCTCCAGTGTAATGTGTTTCTCTGAGCCTACCATCCTCAGGCCGCATCACCAATTTCTTTTCGGCTCTCCGCATGCCGCACACCGGAAAAGGTGAGGGTTGACAGTGTGTGCTGAAGCGCGGCCATAGTCAGCGGCTTGCACAGCTCGGCATCGACGGCCGACGAAGCGATCTCCTTCTGGTCAATCTCGTCGCCGCCGGTCAGCAGCACCACCGGCGTCTCCGGAGACACCTGCTTGATCACTTCAGCCAGCTGCCGCCCCGTCATGTGCGGCATACCGTGATCGGTCACGACAAGATGTACCCGCTCGGGGTTGAACCGCTTGATGGCGTCGGCCGCGCTGGTGACCACCTCCACCTGATGGCCGGCCACCCGCAGATATTCTCCGGTGACACGGCCGACCAGCGGATCGTCGTCAACCACCAAAATCTGAAGATGCACACCGTCCAGACTGTGACCGTCCTGCTTGCTGCCCGCATCCTGTTCAGCTTGAATCGGCAACCGAATGCTGAACGTCGTTCCCATCCCGACGGCGCTGGTAATGTCGATCGTGCCCCGCAACCGTTTGATGATGCCATACACCATCGCCAACCCGAGCCCGGACCCCTTTTCGCCCTTGGTGGAGAAAAACGGTTCGAGACAACGCTGGCGCACGTCTTCGGTCATACCTGTGCCGGTATCGGCAACTTCCAGACGAACGTACTCGCCGTCCGCCTTCGTCCGCAGCGTGATCGAGCCACTCTTCGGCATGGCATCGACGGCGTTGAACACCAGATTGGTCAACACTTCGCGCAACTCCGATTCGTGCCCGGCCACCGGAGGCACCGAGTCCAATTCCGTCTTGATCTCGATGGCCACTCCATTCGCCAAGGCCTGATCCTTCCATTTCGGCTGGCTGAGCTTCACACTCTGCTCGACCAGTCGATTCAGATCCACAATGCCGGCCAGGTCCGCGTCGAGGCGAGGCCGGTAGAACTCGCGCAGGCGGCTGACGACCTTCGCCGCATCCTTGGCCGCCATGTTGATGGTCTGCAGATATTCCTTCAGTTGGGCCGGATCGGCTGACATCTGCGGCGCAATGAGCAGGAGTTCGCTGAAGCCCATAATGGGGGAGAGGGTATTATTGAAATCGTGCGCAATGCCGCTCGCCATTTGACCTAAGGCGCGGAGGCGTTCCTGCTGCACCATCTGTTGCTGTGCGGTCTGCAGGTCGGTCAGGGCTTGCTCCAGCTTGGCATGGTTCTCACGCAACGAAGTTTCCGCTCGCTTCCGATCCGCCAAATCCGACGCATTACTCAGGGCCACCGCGACCTGATCGGCCAATTGGCGCAATCGCTCTCTCTCCTCTGCATCCATCTCCGGCGTGCTCCGGTAACTCATTGCAATGGCGCCCAGCAGGTCACGCGAGCGGAACAGAGGCAACACCATCAGGGACACGATACCCGGAGCGCACAATTGGGTGAACGCGCCGGCTCCTTCCGTTTCCATCAGCGTTGAGCCGCCTTCGTGGGAGATAAGCATCGCACGCTCCGCCTCACCCACGGACACACCGGTCATCGCCGTCTGGTTATTGTTCGCCGCTGTTCTGGCGTAGAGCCAACCCTGCGTCGGTCCGGCCGAATCCATCAGCAACACGGCAACCCCTTCGCAGGGCGACACCTCGCGCAAGCGTGCCAAGACCGTATCCACGATACGGCTGGGGTCGAGCACGGACAGAACTGAGCGATCGATCTCATGGATGGTGGCTAACTGGGCGAACTGCTGATGCAATCGCCCCGCCATGGAATTAAATGAGACGGCCAACTGCTCGAACTCGTCGCCACTTTCGATTCGAACCGGCTGCGAGAAGTTCCTCGCCGCGACACGCCTGGTGCCCTCGCCGAGTTGTTCCAACGGCACCATGAACTTTCGAATCTGAATCACACTCAGCAGGGCCGCACACGAAAGGGCAATCACGACGACAAGGATAAATCGGGAGCGAAAACTTCCCAAGAGCTCCAGCATTGCATGTTGCGATTCACTCAACACGACCGTCCATGGATCTGTCGAAAAATCAGACCGCAACAACATTTCCCAGGATCCAGAAATGTACGAGTCCTCCCCTTCACGCCACTCAAACAAGGATGGGCGGCCGTGTGCGCCTCTCCTCGCCCACTGCTCTCGCAATTCTTCGGGAAGGGGCTGACTGCAGAACAGCATCACTGTCGGTTTCCCGAACACACAGAAAAACATGTCCTTGGGAGGCGCCAGGCTTCGGCTGAGATCCCATAGATAGCTAGGGTCAATCTCAGCCAAAACCGCCTGATTGGTGAAGTCGAGGAGGCGGGCAAAAAGGAGCCGCCTGACGCCTGCGTCATCGATATTCATCATCAGTGTCTTTTGCTGACGCAGCAGTGCCCATTGCGGTTCGGACAAGGAGGGGATGGAGCGCATCTCGCCGAGAACAAGCTCTGCATCTCCGTCCTCAGAAAGTCGCGCCACGCCGGTAAATCCCGGCGTGTTCGACAGGCGCGCTGGCGACATCACGCCATCGGCGTGACGAGCCGGGATTGTCTGAGCCTGACTACTAATCACCTGCAACCCTGCTTCAAGCAGAAGCAAGCGCTGATAGATAGCCATGCCCATGGCTTTACTTTCTTGCTGCACCCGGCGCTCGGCCTGCTGCGTGAGCTGGCTGGTCACGTCGGTGAGCGACACCACGCTCAACGCGCCGACAGGCAACAGCGCACAGAGGATAAAGAGGAAGAACACGCGGCGGGCGACACGACTGCGAAGGAAGGCATATTCGATCTGCACAGTAGCTTGTTCTCGCTAAAATTCGACCGCTAGCCCGACAAAGCTGCCGTCATTCGCGCGGATGACATCGTCGTGGCTTTTCTTGGCCGTCAGCGGTTCCACACTCTCCCCGTCCTTGCCCATGCTGTACAGGTCGTAATCGGAATTGATGGGATGGAGGAAGCGGTCTTTGCGCGGCTTCCCCTTGCTCGCATTACCCGATCCGTTGCCGGCCGCGTAGGCTTCGTCGGGCAAGATCCACTGCCACGCGCCCTTCTTTCCATTACCTCCGCCGTTGCCATTGCCATTTCCGGTACTGCTTGGCGTGGTGGTCGTAGTTGAGCTCCCGCTTCCACCGCTCCCTCCACCGCCGTTTCCACCGGAGGGGTTTCCGCTTCCACCACCATTGCCTCCGCCACCATTCCCATTTCCGCCGGCCCCGCCGCCATTGCCATTCCCGCCACCGTTGCCAGGCAGGCTCAACGCCGCAATGTTCAAGTACTCATAGGGATTGCCCCAGGGATCGATGATGTCGCCTGCTCCTGCTTCAGCCAGTGTGCCAGGATAGACGTCGTAGGAGGCTTGATACGAATCGACGGCGCGGGAGATGTAGCGGATCTCCGCGATGCAGCGGGCAAGCCTAGCCTTGTCCAAATACCCCAGGTACGTCGGCACGGCCAATCCGGCCAATGCGCCGACAATCACCATCACAATCGCCAACTCGACAATGGTAAATCCCTGCTGACGACGATCGACGGATACGTGATACATGGCGATTCTAGAATCCTGCGAAAAAATGCGATTATTGCGCATACGTTCCTGTGCCGTGTCGTTTTGGCACTAACCCGCAGGATGCGCAAAAAGGCCGTCCAGCAAGGCCGCAGCAAGCGAAGAGGCGAATCGTACTCGTGCCGTACGGTGAGCCTCTGAGTGTCGCGAGAACGCCGCTGGCGGGCTTTTCCCGCACCCTGCTAGAATCCGGCGGCGGTGGGCAGCGGCGAGGGATGCGGCTCAGCCGGTTCCGATTTCGTCTGAAAGGGTTCCATCGCCTGCGCCAGTTGTTCGACGGTGGCGCGTAACCGATCGGCCTCCTGCTCCACCTCGCGCAATGCCCCACGGGCAGCCGCCGCCTTCAGGCGCTCCAATTGCGGAGCCATCTGCGCATGATGCGTCTCGATCTGTCCGATCTTCTCCCGTAACGCGCCGACCATCTCCCCCAGGCACTGGGCTTCGACATGCAAGTAGTCGCTCTTCCTGATCGAGGTGCGCACCGTCAAATCGCCGCTCGCCACGGACTGAAAAATCCTGCGGAAGCGGTAGAGCGGCCCCGCGATGCGATGCGAGAAGAACACCCCATGCACGATGAGCAGGAGCGACACCACCGCCACCACCGGCCAAAACCGGCTGTGCAATAATTCAAATTGATCGGCCACCCGCTGCGCTTCGACCGAAGAAAGCGGAAGGTGGTTAAGTTCCAGCATCAACGGCACGAAGAGCGCCCCTGCCACAGCCGCAATGACCATTACGACATAGCAAAAGCTCAGCCCTAGAAACCGTGGTTGGACCGTATCCCACAAGAAATGCCGTCGAAACCGTGGCCGACTCATGTGGCTGTCGCTCTTTTCGTCCAAATCAGATGATCCTGATTCTTAAACGTGATCCGCCCGCCCCCAGCCGGGTCATAAAAGAAGGCTAGCTGGAATTTGGCCTGTTCGGCATCCTGATACGACACGACGAACAGCGTCTTGTCGCCCTCTCGGCTTTCGTCGATCTTCGTAATCACATAGCCGTCCGCCGCCAGGGCACTCGTGCCGAAACCGATTCGGCTCTGATCGATAAACATATGCTGGTCGACGTAGCCGTCCGTCCGCGTTTCCCACACCCCGACCAGATACGACGGAGCATGATCAGGATCCGGGGCACAGGCCGAACACCACCACACAACCAGCAGACAACCCACGGCTCTCATCGACCTCACGACACACCTCTTCGCCATGAAGTTTCGGAATCACCGACCCAACACGCAGTTAGTATGTCTCACTGGGATAAAAACTCAATTTCTTTACACATTCCTACAAGCGTGAGACCGCAGCCACCGCGGTTGGCAGAACCACCGGGAGAGGTTCACGGGCAGACCGGATCGGCCGGGAACCGACTATTCGCTTTGGATGGGAATGTAGAGCAGGCTGCCCTGCCGGTTAATAAGCAGGAGCGCAAGATCCGTCGAGCGCAGCGGCTCGGCGAGCCGTTGAAACGTGGTGAAGTTGGGGATGGATTGTCGATTGAGCTCCAGAATCACATCACCGGGCTGCAGTCCCGACACTTCCGCCAGGCTACCGTCTTCGATATCCGTCACGACCAAGCCGGTGTTGGCAGGAAGATCCATTTGCCGCGCGAGCGCCGGAGTGATTTCATCAACGATCACGCCGGACAGGGGATGCGCCGTAGGGCCGGCGACCTCGGCCGTTTGGGCCTTTCGCTGCCGCTCGCGCGGCGCTTCCTGCACCGTCAATTCGGCCTGCATCAAGCGGGCATCCCGGAGCAATTCGACCCGGTGTTTGCTGCCGATGGCGGCCGCCGCCATGAGATTCCGCAGGTGGCCGCTGTCCATGACATCGCGCCCGTCGAACCGCACCACCACATCGCCGCGCTTTAAGCCCGCCCGTTCGGCTGATCCTTTGGCTTGCAGATCGGTGATGATTGATCCCTTCACATCCGGCAGGTGAAAAATCTTGGCCAACAACGGCGTCACATCCTGAGTGGAGGCGCCGAGAAATCCGCGCACAACGCGGCCCGTCTTGATGAGGCTCTGCATGGCGGTTCTGGCCATGTTGCTGGGAATCGCGAAGCCGACACCGACGCTGCCGCCGGTGGGACTGGCGATGGCCGTGTTGATCCCGACCAACTCTCCATTCGTGTTTACCAATGCTCCGCCCGAGTTGCCCGGATTGATCGGCGCATCGGTCTGAATGAAATCTTCTACGTCGGCGACCCCCACGTCCGCACGCCCAACCGCACTGACGATGCCGAACGTCACCGTGCGGCTCAAGCCGAGAGGATTTCCGATGGCCAGGACAAAATCACCGACGGCGAGTGCACTGGAATCGCCCCAGGCTGCCGTGGGAAGACCTGTGGCATTGATTTTCACGACGGCCACATCCGTCTTCGGATCGGTGGCGACGACCCGGCCTTTGAATTGCCGCCGATCGGCCAGAATCACTTCGACATCCACCGCATCGGCCACCACGTGATTGTTGGTGATGATGTACCCGTCCGACGAGACAATCACGCCGGACCCCTGCCCATATTGGCGGCGGGGCGGCACATCCTTAAACATCCCGAAGGGCAGACCTTCATCACTGAACGCCTGATCGTGGACCATGACGGTAGACGCAATACTGACGACGGCCGGAAGGACCTTGGCCGCGGTGGCTCGCACCTGGGCCTGCAGATCGCCGCTCGTGCTCACCTTCGACATGCGCGGCGTCGGCAGATCGGCCGCCGACGCAGTCACCTCTAGCCAGCAGCCCAGCAGGGCACCCACGATGCCCAGAGCCAACAGGCCCGCTTGTGATCCCCGTGACGACATGGTGCGAAATATCCTCAAGACGGCAGGCCCCACCCTATCACGCGCTGGGGTGATGCACACGCAGAACTCACAAATCGGTATGCCGGAGGCGGAGCGCGTTGGAGATCACCGAGAGCGAACTACAGGTCATGGCGGCACTGGCAATCATCGGACTGAGCAGGAGACCGAACAACGGATAGAAGAGCCCGGCCGCGACCGGCACACCAATACTATTGTACACAAAGGCAAAGAAGAGGTTCTGGCGGATGTTCCGCATCGTCGCTTTGCTCAAGCGGTAGGCCCGGACGATGCCCCGCAAATCCCCTTTCACGAGGGTGACCCCGGCGTTTTCCATAGCCACATCCGTGCCGGTTCCCATGGCGATGCCAACATCCGCCTGGGCAAGGGCAGGCGCGTCGTTGATTCCGTCTCCGGCCATGGCCACAACCTGACCTTGCCGCTGAAATTCTTGCACGATCCGGCTCTTCTCGTCCGGTTTCACCCCGGCCCTGACCTCGTCCAATGCCAGTTCTTTAGCCACCGCCTGCGCCGTCACGGCATGGTCGCCGGTGACCATCACCAGGCGAATGCCTGCCTGTTTCAACAACCGGAGGGCCTCCGGCGTGGAACTCTTGATCGGATCGGCTACACCCAGGATGCCGATCGCGTGGCCATCGACCGCCACCAGCATCACAGTCTGCCCTGTCTGCCGCATCAATTCGGCATTGGCATCCAATGCGCTGAGCGCACTTTCATCGCCGACGTTCA from Nitrospira sp. encodes:
- a CDS encoding DNA-3-methyladenine glycosylase, whose amino-acid sequence is MILPREYFDRPTLEVARSLVGKYLVREQSGRLIAGRIIEVEAYIGQEDKACHASKGRTARTDVLFGPPGHAYVYLCYGMYEMLNVVTEQEGFPAAILLRAVECEGRLIDGPGRLTRAFDIDRRLNRCDLTLGESLWFEDRDEVVPTGLLATHPRIGVDYAGEWAHKPWRFRLTTETAKPRRNATRLSVSKK
- a CDS encoding TonB-dependent receptor plug domain-containing protein; the encoded protein is MTGALHSLIVALGIVLWTAPLGAHDPDALELEVSEIEVVADRPVAASSQQFIPDNEYLMQPQGRPAQVLRLIPGFVAVEHSGGAGKADQYFLRGFDADHGTDVAFFADGMPINFRSHAHGQGYTDLNFIIPETIEGVDVYKGAYLPEYGDFATAGAVNFRTREVVKEGLVQSAGGQFNTQRHLLMFSPTKETVRTLFAAEGYYTDGPFQSDNRYVRGNLLGKATMNPLGRDELVITGTFQKSQWNGSGEIPLRAVHDASLDRFGSIDPSEGGKTLRSTGRINYHYDLPSGGRFFANAYAQYYRFDLFTNFTFFLTDPVNGDGFQQSDRRIVYGGDLGYRHSGHFFDMDAVATVGVQARIDAIHARLGPQVKRAPLGTTVDSNIDEASYAPFLKLELQPTPWLRLAGGVRTELFTFDVRNRCATCTDQPASNTSSGLVLPKMNVILGPWFKTEFFANYGEGYHSNDARSAVVQVASPLARARNYEVGIRSKPWGSDGVELIATLWALDLKQELVFVGDEGTTEIRGASRRRGVEVSARGQLWGPLYFNGSVTWTKAEFTNGDAIPLAPEVTAYGALLLRWPEGLTSQIQATYLGVRPLVEDRSAKAPSWTTFDLSERYQLPVTLPHGRLEAFLFVQNLFNTKWEQATFFFDSRLRNEAAGVADTHFVPGSPRFVMAGLAWYF
- the nikR gene encoding nickel-responsive transcriptional regulator NikR, coding for MTKLARFGVSLDQDLLAEFDRLIERRSYTNRSEAIRDLIRDSLVGQEWNENKDTVATITFVYDHHVPDLARKLTHIQHEFQGHIMAGMHVHLDHDHCLEVLVARGKGAAIRKVADALLSVKGVKHGKLTMTTTGKGLR
- a CDS encoding response regulator translates to MQDLDLSTIKLLLVDDEAHCTKLMEAFLKQAGFSRVTVTNDPRQAVPLFQEVKPDLVALDMRMPHMDGFEVMRQLRQVIPAGDYVPILIVTGELDAPTKHKALAEGANDFLNKPVDAMEVVLRIKNHLETRRLHQQIRMHNEHLEAQVRLRTKVVEQTQLDLLNRLVLASEYRYDPTGAHAWRVGRVAMLLAEMKGLPADQVELIKKTAPLHDVGRIGVRDAIILKEGVYEPAEWEAMKMHTKVGSKILSDSRSPLLMMAREIALTHHERWDGKGYHGLKGVQTPLTGRIVALVDAFDVMTHACSYKAALSLSDARAEIERYAGTQFDPELSALFVTLIDRDGESLLADAMAVQLFA
- a CDS encoding response regulator, which encodes MQIEYAFLRSRVARRVFFLFILCALLPVGALSVVSLTDVTSQLTQQAERRVQQESKAMGMAIYQRLLLLEAGLQVISSQAQTIPARHADGVMSPARLSNTPGFTGVARLSEDGDAELVLGEMRSIPSLSEPQWALLRQQKTLMMNIDDAGVRRLLFARLLDFTNQAVLAEIDPSYLWDLSRSLAPPKDMFFCVFGKPTVMLFCSQPLPEELREQWARRGAHGRPSLFEWREGEDSYISGSWEMLLRSDFSTDPWTVVLSESQHAMLELLGSFRSRFILVVVIALSCAALLSVIQIRKFMVPLEQLGEGTRRVAARNFSQPVRIESGDEFEQLAVSFNSMAGRLHQQFAQLATIHEIDRSVLSVLDPSRIVDTVLARLREVSPCEGVAVLLMDSAGPTQGWLYARTAANNNQTAMTGVSVGEAERAMLISHEGGSTLMETEGAGAFTQLCAPGIVSLMVLPLFRSRDLLGAIAMSYRSTPEMDAEERERLRQLADQVAVALSNASDLADRKRAETSLRENHAKLEQALTDLQTAQQQMVQQERLRALGQMASGIAHDFNNTLSPIMGFSELLLIAPQMSADPAQLKEYLQTINMAAKDAAKVVSRLREFYRPRLDADLAGIVDLNRLVEQSVKLSQPKWKDQALANGVAIEIKTELDSVPPVAGHESELREVLTNLVFNAVDAMPKSGSITLRTKADGEYVRLEVADTGTGMTEDVRQRCLEPFFSTKGEKGSGLGLAMVYGIIKRLRGTIDITSAVGMGTTFSIRLPIQAEQDAGSKQDGHSLDGVHLQILVVDDDPLVGRVTGEYLRVAGHQVEVVTSAADAIKRFNPERVHLVVTDHGMPHMTGRQLAEVIKQVSPETPVVLLTGGDEIDQKEIASSAVDAELCKPLTMAALQHTLSTLTFSGVRHAESRKEIGDAA
- a CDS encoding prepilin-type N-terminal cleavage/methylation domain-containing protein gives rise to the protein MYHVSVDRRQQGFTIVELAIVMVIVGALAGLAVPTYLGYLDKARLARCIAEIRYISRAVDSYQASYDVYPGTLAEAGAGDIIDPWGNPYEYLNIAALSLPGNGGGNGNGGGAGGNGNGGGGNGGGSGNPSGGNGGGGSGGSGSSTTTTTPSSTGNGNGNGGGNGKKGAWQWILPDEAYAAGNGSGNASKGKPRKDRFLHPINSDYDLYSMGKDGESVEPLTAKKSHDDVIRANDGSFVGLAVEF
- a CDS encoding methyl-accepting chemotaxis protein — encoded protein: MSRPRFRRHFLWDTVQPRFLGLSFCYVVMVIAAVAGALFVPLMLELNHLPLSSVEAQRVADQFELLHSRFWPVVAVVSLLLIVHGVFFSHRIAGPLYRFRRIFQSVASGDLTVRTSIRKSDYLHVEAQCLGEMVGALREKIGQIETHHAQMAPQLERLKAAAARGALREVEQEADRLRATVEQLAQAMEPFQTKSEPAEPHPSPLPTAAGF
- a CDS encoding Do family serine endopeptidase, with the protein product MSSRGSQAGLLALGIVGALLGCWLEVTASAADLPTPRMSKVSTSGDLQAQVRATAAKVLPAVVSIASTVMVHDQAFSDEGLPFGMFKDVPPRRQYGQGSGVIVSSDGYIITNNHVVADAVDVEVILADRRQFKGRVVATDPKTDVAVVKINATGLPTAAWGDSSALAVGDFVLAIGNPLGLSRTVTFGIVSAVGRADVGVADVEDFIQTDAPINPGNSGGALVNTNGELVGINTAIASPTGGSVGVGFAIPSNMARTAMQSLIKTGRVVRGFLGASTQDVTPLLAKIFHLPDVKGSIITDLQAKGSAERAGLKRGDVVVRFDGRDVMDSGHLRNLMAAAAIGSKHRVELLRDARLMQAELTVQEAPRERQRKAQTAEVAGPTAHPLSGVIVDEITPALARQMDLPANTGLVVTDIEDGSLAEVSGLQPGDVILELNRQSIPNFTTFQRLAEPLRSTDLALLLINRQGSLLYIPIQSE